Below is a genomic region from Candidatus Hydrogenedens sp..
AAAACTTTCTAATGCAGGTCCTGCATACTCTATATGGACATTCTCTCCAGATTCGACTTGCCCTGAATCCCAGACATCGGGTTGATTTTGTAGTAATTTTTCTAATGATTTTGAAACCTGTATTTGATAGGATTTCTGAAATACGCCATATCCTTTCTCAGGTAAAATCCAACTGAAACGGGGAATATTTGTATCAATACCCATAGGATTTGTTAAATACTCTACCCTTAAATTCTCAGGAGGTATTTGTGAATGGGCTACAGTTGGAATTACTGTAATAAGCAATGTAAAAGCAATTGAAGGGACTAAAGAGGTTTTTAACATATTTTATCTCCTTATATTAAGTTTAGGTTTCCTCTTGTAAATTCAAATATTCGGTTTTAATTTTTTTGACAACATTACCAATATCCCACGCAGATATAATCTCAAAATAAATATGGTTTGTTTCAAATTTGATTATACCAAAACTTGCTTCATTCCCTCTGTCAATTTGTTTTTTTAAGTGACCAGGATTAAACCAAACTTTATTATTGTCTTTTTTAATGATAGGGATATGTGTATGTCCAAAACAGTAAATATGACATTCCTTTCCTCGACTTTTTAGTATAAGGTCTATTGTATGGGCAAAAGCAATTTTCGTATTATGAATTTCCTCAATAATAACTTTGGGTGTTTTTCCATCTTCAAATTGGTTGCACCACAAACCCGGAACAATCCTTACTGGATAACCTACGGAAATTAAATACTCACCATCTTCATAATTATCTCCAAGATGGTAAATAGTATGAACCTTTTCTTTATGTAATAAATAGGAACAGACATTTTCCATCAAAAAATTGTTCCCATGTGTATCACTTATTACACCTATTGAGGTATAAGCCATATTTAATTTCCTAACCTTATTTGATATACTGTTATAATATAATTCGGTAATGATTACAAAATTAAAGAGATTAAAAAGAAAGGAGATATTTTATGGGAACAAAAGGTAGAGAAATTGTAAAAATGGATGTTGAACATCTATTGCTTCTGTTAAATAAAGCCTATTCCGATGAATGGTTCGCTTATTATCAATATTGGTTAGGAGCAAAGGTGGCAAAAGGTCCCATGAAAGAAGGAGTAATGGCAGAACTTTTACAACACGCCGGTGATGAACTTAGACATGCGGATATGGTAGCCCAGAGAATTATTCAATTGGGTGGTTCTCCTGCGGAAAGCCCCAAACAATGGTATGAATTGTCCAATTGCGGTTATGACCCTCCCAGTGACCCTTATGTTCGTGTGCTTTTGGAACAGAATATTAAGGGAGAACAGTGTGCTATACAAACTTATAATGCACTCCTTGCAGAAACGAAGGAGGGTGACCCTGTAACATATAATATGGTTTTACAAATACTTCAAGATGAAGTTATGCATGAAGAAGACCTACAAGCTTTGTTGGAAGATTTGGATTTGATGACATCCAGGGGTTAATAAAATATTTCTCTATTTATTAGACCTCTTTGTTTTAAATCGAAGAGATGGGCTTTTAACTGCTGCCGTGCCAAGATAATTCGTTCTTGCGGAATATCATCGTAAGATTTCAATAGTAGTTCTTCAAAGGTAGTGATACCTTTGTTTATGTTTTGAAGTATTTTTTCTTCTCTTTGTTTACGGTGTTGTATTAATTTATCAATAATTATATTGCCCGGCAAATAGAACCAGGGAATTCCATGACCGGGAATTAATAAATCAATTTTCAGTCTATTTAATTTTTTTAATGAATCCATGTATTCTGACATTGAGCCTTCCTCATCAGGGTCAATTAGAACAGGGCCTTCCGAACTTATCATATCTCCTGCAATTAATGTTTGAGTTGTTGTTTCGTAATAACAAAGATGTCCTTTCACATGTCCCGGAGTAGAAATGGTATTAACTATCCATGGAAAGTCTCTATCACTTAATAGAAACTGCTGTTCATTTTCTATTGTTTTATCAATGGGGATTCTTCCTCTTTTTGCAGATTCTAATGAAGCATATTTAGGAATACCAAAATATTTGGATATAAATTCCATACTTTTTGCATGGTCTGGATGTTCATGAGTAA
It encodes:
- a CDS encoding metallophosphoesterase family protein encodes the protein MAYTSIGVISDTHGNNFLMENVCSYLLHKEKVHTIYHLGDNYEDGEYLISVGYPVRIVPGLWCNQFEDGKTPKVIIEEIHNTKIAFAHTIDLILKSRGKECHIYCFGHTHIPIIKKDNNKVWFNPGHLKKQIDRGNEASFGIIKFETNHIYFEIISAWDIGNVVKKIKTEYLNLQEET
- a CDS encoding ferritin-like domain-containing protein; this encodes MGTKGREIVKMDVEHLLLLLNKAYSDEWFAYYQYWLGAKVAKGPMKEGVMAELLQHAGDELRHADMVAQRIIQLGGSPAESPKQWYELSNCGYDPPSDPYVRVLLEQNIKGEQCAIQTYNALLAETKEGDPVTYNMVLQILQDEVMHEEDLQALLEDLDLMTSRG